The window GAGGCGCTGGATGCCTGTGCTGTGTCGATACTGCCGTGCGGCGAGGACGAGCATCGTTGCGATGACGAGTGCTCCGTAGCTGAAGTTGATGATCGAGTAGACCGCTGTTGCTGGCTGTGCGCCGAGGTCGCTCATGAATCGTGTCGTGGTGGTGCCGCGGTCGATGAACAGGAACGATGCGGTGATTGCGAGCAGCGCGATGAGCAGGACGGGTGCGCTCACGGCGGCACGGACAAGCCGGGGCCGGTACTCGCCGGACTTCATGACACCGCGCCCGAGGAAGAACAGCCCGGTCATCAGCAGGGCGTCCGCGATCAGCGTCGCGATATTCGTGCCGCCGAGGCGCGGATCGACGACCGCGTAGATGCCATCGACGTTCAACGTCATCGCAATGGCAATGGTGATCGCGGCGTAGGTGATGCTTCTGTCGGTGCGCTTCCGGCGGAAAATGAGCAGGCTCGCCACGAGCGCCCACATGAGCGTCGCGACGAGCGTCTGGATCATCCGAAGACCTCCGAGTAGGCCGATTCGGCGAACACCGCCCCTCGGATGCCGGCGGCGAGCCGGTCCGCGAGGGACTCGGCGGCGATCTCGGTTTCGCTGTCGAGGTCTTGCCGACTGAGCAGGCGCGCGCGGGTGTAGGGCGGGATGTTGGGCAGTAGTGCCTCGTCGATGGTGCAGTCGTCGCCGTCGCAGTGCCCGAGGATCATGTGGGCAAGCTCGTGGAGCACGAACTGCTGACGGTGCAGCGCGGAGTCGCTGCGGGCATGGAGCACGAAGTCTTCGGCGTCGGTGGAGATCAAGGCCGCGCAAAGGCCGTCGTGGGCGTCGAGGTCTGCGAGTTCGACGACGCGGAGCCGGCGGCGCCGGCGGTCTTGGACGGTGTGGCGGAGGTTGTCGAAGGTGAAGGTGTTGCCGAGCTGAAGGCCCGCGACGGCCGCCGATACGGTCTGTTCGATATTCACGGTTCGCCCCTTGTCTGTGGGGAGCAGGACCGGTGGCGGCTCCGTGTCGCGCGGTACCGGTCAGTGCTCGGGCATGTGTGTCATTTCCTCGTCCAGGAACTTGGTGATGGCGTGGAGGGCTTTCGGCGAGATGTCGCCGAGGGTGCGCGCTGCGTAGGACTTCACCTTCGCGGCCCGCATGGACCGAACCAGATCGAGCTGAGCGGAGACCTTCTCGGGAGTGGCCGCACCGTCCTCGCCGAGCAGGAACGCCGCGTCCACGTCGAAGAACGCGGCGAGCCCCTCGAAGACTGCGGGGTCTTGGACGTAGCGGTGGCCGTTGACCATGTACGTCCAGCGCGACCGCGACAGGTTGGTGCCTCGCTCTTGGAGGTAGTCGGCGATCTGCGAGTAGGTCGGCTCAGTGCCGGACTCGGCCACAGCGACGTCCATCAGGAGCCGCAGACGTTTGGCGAGGTCTTCGGCCGCAGCCTGGCTCTCGTCTTCGGTCATGGCGGTGACCCCCTTCCCTTCGCGACGGGCAAGGCATCGATGTAGTCCACCCGGAGGGTGGTTGTGCATGCTCAACCGTACTCGTTGAGCATGCACAAATCAAGGGTTGCGCATGCTCAACGGTCGGTGTTAGAACAGGACTCCGGGACACTTTGAGCATGCTCAACGTGGCGTCCCGGTCTCGGCTCGGGCTGCCTCAAGGAGGTGAACGATGTCCAGCTCACGGTCCGGGCGCGGGTGTTCGCGCCTACCTGCCAGGTGTACCGCCGCGCGCCACCGCGCCGCGGCCCACCGAAAAGGAGGCCGGAGCATGGCATCGAACGAGGACGCCCGCGCGGCGCGAGAGGCGAAGCTCGACGAGCTGCACGAGAAGCTGACCGGCGCGGTCGGGTCGCTGGTCTCCGGTGACGACTGGCGGCAGGCGCTGGCCTTCGCAGCACGGTTCAGGTCGCGGTCATTCAACAACACGATGCTGATCTGGGTGCAGCACGAGGCCGCGTTCGAGGCAGGCCGCGTGCCCGAACCCTTCCCCACCCTCGTCGCCGGGTACCGGCAGTGGCAGGGGCTGGGACGGCAGGTGATGAAAGGGCAGCCGGGATACATGATCTTCGCGCCCGTGACGGGCCGGTTCGCTACCGCGACTCCTGCCGATGCGGGTTCGTGGCGTCGGCTCGGTCCGCGGGAGAAGCCGAAGGCCGGCGAGGTGGTGCGCTCGCGAATGGTCGGAGCGCGACCGGCCTACGTGTGGGATGCGTCCCAGACCGACGGCGAACCGCTGCCGGTCCCGCCCGCTCCGGCGCTGCTGGAAGGTGAAGCGCCGTCGGGGCTGTGGGAGGGGCTGGCGGGGCAGGTTCGCGGCGCGGGGTTCGAGGTGCTGCGGGTGCCGCACGAGGGGATGATCTCCGGCGCGAACGGCATGACCGACTATGAGGCGCGCTCGGTGGCGGTGCGGGAGAACATGGACCCTGCTGCGCAGGTCAAGACGCTCGCGCACGAGCTGGCGCATGTGCTGATGCACGATCCCGACGATGAGGAGGCGCGGCAGCATCGCGGCATCCGCGAGGTCGAGGCCGAGTCCGTGGCTCTGATGGTCGGTGCGGCGCACGGCATGGACACTGCCGGGTACACGATCCCGTACGTCTCGACCTGGGCCGTCCGCGTGGACGGCCAAGATCCCGTCCAGGTGGTGCAGGCCACCGGCGAGCGGGTGCGGAAGACCGCGCTGGCGATCCTCGACCAGCTCGACACGCTCCAGGTCGGCGACGGCACCCCGACCGGCCTCGAACGCGACAACGCCAGTCCGCGCACCTCCCGCACGTCTGCGCCTGCGGTGGAGACCGATCGTCCGCGTGCTGCGCAGGTGCCAGCTCTGGCAGGGCGGGGGCTGTGATGACCGAAGCATTCGATGTCCTGGCGGCGCTCATTCGCGTGGATCGCTCACCAAACCTCGGGGTAGCGGCTCGGAGCCTCGCGGGGGCTGGCGTGCCCGTGTTTCCGTGCGTCGTCGAGGGGAAGCGTCCGCTGACCCGCCGCGGGTTCCTCGACGCGAGTAGCGACCCGGAGCAGGTTGCCGCATGGTGGTCGCGCACACCGAACGCGAACATCGGCATCCCGACCGGCGCTGCATCGGGCGTTGTCGTCGTAGACGTCGATGTCCACGGCCCCCACGACGGCCGCGCGGCGTACCAGCGCGCCACCGACGCGGGACTCGTCGACGGCGCGGGTCTGCTGGCGCGCACACCCACCGGAGGCACGCACGTGTACTTCCCGGCGACACCGGGCAAGGAGCAGCGATCGTGGCAGGCCGCTGACGTGGGCGTCGATTTCCGGGGCGACGGCGGCTACATCATCGCCCCTCCGTCCCGGCGAATCATCGACGGGAACGTGAGGCTCTACGAGGTCGCCGACATCGCCGCACACTCGGTCGGCACGGTCGATGCGGGCCGTCTGCGGGACTTCCTCGACCCGCGCCCCGTCGCCCCACCACGCGCCGAGGGCACCTCAGTGGCCGTGGATGGGAAGCGGCTGGCGGCGTGGGTCGCCGGGCGAAGTGAGGGCGAGCGGAACCGCAGCCTGTTCTGGGCCGCCTGCCGCCTCGCCGAGAACGGCGTCTCGGCCACGGACGCGCTCGATGCTCTGGGGACTGCGGCACAGTCGGCGGGTCTGGGCGATCGCGAGATCACCACGACCGTTCGCTCCGCCTACCGAGCCACCCAGCCCGCATCCGAAGTGACGCCCGGCGGCCGGAGCCAGAGCGCGGGTCGCTGGTTCGGTCGCGCGGAAAGCCCACCATCCGCAGCGCTGGGGAGGGCCGGGCTGTGAGGCGTGAATCGGACGGGCGGCGCTGGGCCGCCATGACAGCGGTCGCGGGGACGGTGTTCATCGCCGCCGGGGCGTTCTGGCTGTCGTTCACCTCGCTCGCCGATCTGGCCGCTCGCTCCGGGATCGGATCGGGGCAAGCGTGGGCGTGGCCGCTGATCGTGGACGGCATCATCGTCGTCGCCACGGTCGCCGTCGTCGCGCTCGCCGGGCAACGCTCGGCCTGGTACCCGTGGGCGCTGCTGGTCGGCGGCGCGCTCGTGTCGGTGACGGCGAACGCCATTCACGCCGTCGTCTCCGCAGACGCCGACGTGCCAAGGATGCTCGCGGCCTCGGTCGCAGCGGTGCCGCCCGTCGTGCTGCTGGCCATCACGCACCTGACCGTGATCCTCACCCGCACCACCGACCCGGCCACCGCACTTGCCGCCCCTGCGAAGTCGATGCCTGCGCTGCCGTCTGGCGAGACGGAGGTCACCCGTCGAGATGACGGTGTGGCGGATCGGCGGGCGCTGGGGTGGGAGCTGCGCGAGGCGGGCTGGTCGAACAAGCGGATCGCCCGCGAACTCGGGGTGCATCCCTCGACCGTGGGCCGCTGGTTCGCCGTCGCGCACCTCACTGACACCACTGACACCGCCGATGAGCGGGAGGAGACGACCCCATGAACACCACTGGGAACCCCCAGCGCAACGATCCCGCGAGGCCCGATCCCGCACGGCTGGTGCCCGAGGCGCCCCGGGAGCGCCCCGAGCCCGTCGAGGTGACGAGCACACCGGAGGCGGTGCGGGCCGCGCAGGTCGCCCGCGACGACAAGCAGCATGCGCTCGTTCGCAGGCGCGGCGTGGAGTGGGTGCGCCCGACCGATTTGATCGCTCGGCACTCGGCGCACGCGGCCGGTCGTGGCCTCGACTTTCAGGCCGAGCTCGCACGCCGCACCCGCACCCCCATCGGTGCCGGCGTTCGTCGTCTCGGAGATCGCGCCCGGCGGTTGCCGCCGATCTCGGCGTTCGGGCGCAGCACCGCACCTGCCTCGCAGGTGTCCCGCTCCGGGGTCTCGATGAGTTGACGGTGGTGACAGGTCATGGTGGCGACGGCATCGGCAGGAAGGACGCATTCGTGGGAGCGAGTGCGCACCTGCCTGCCAGGAGGTGCCGACACCATGACCACACCAACCCGCACCAGCACCGCTCCGACGGCCGACGGAGCTGAGGACTTCACCACCGGCGAGGGCCTGCGCGCCCTGCTCAACCGTCTCGCCGAGGGCGGCGAGGATGCCTGGGTTCACGACCCGGTGGCCCGCGACCTGATGGAGTTCGCCGCCGACAAGTACCGCGCTCTCGCGAGGAAGCACAAGCTCGACACCTGGGAAGCGGTCACGGCGGCGTTCGACGCGATGCAGTACCGCTCGACCCGCGAGGCCAACGATCCGTGGGCGATCATCACCCACGCCGTGCGGATCACCTGCGTCTACGAGGAACGCGCCCAAGGGCTGCTCTGCTCGGTGCACCAGGCCCGCCGCGCCCACGTCTCGGCGTTCCACGACCCCGAACGATTCTCCGAACGCGACACCGCGCTGGCCGACTACCATCCCGCGTTCCACACCACCGACCTCCGTCCCAGCGACCTCGAACCGGAGCCGCGTGAAGGACTCGGGTCGGCGCAGGCGTGCATGTCCGCTGGATTGGCGGCCGAGGACGCCATCGCGATGCTGTGCCTTCTCGACTGGCCCGCAGACACGGCCCGGGCCGCGGTCGAGCACGTCTGCGGAGCGTTGATGAAGGCCGGCACCCGCCAGTCCGCCTACGAGACGCTGCGCCGCGATCGGCACGCGCGGGCACTGCTCGACCTGCCGCGCCGCTCCTGGGCCGCGCTGCTGAAGGCGCTGCTCGGGAACCCGCACCCGGCCTACGTGGCCACCAGCAGTGGCCGCGGCGTCCTGCTCCGGCTGCTGTTGGGCGAGACGCTCGACCTGCTGCTCCGCGACGACGATCTGATCCTCGCGCTGGCTCTGGCCGCTCCGAACGGTGGAGGCGGTGAGTCGTCGTGACCGAGCCGCTGATCGGCAGCATCCAGCTCGACCGCACCGTCGATTCGATCCTCGTCGGCGCCCGGCACCGCGCCGACCTCGGCGACATCGACGCCCTCGCGGCATCCATCGACCGCGACGGCCTGCTGCAACCGCTCACGATCACAATCGACGGCGTGCTCGTGTGCGGAGCACGACGCCTTGCCGCGATCAAGAAGCTGGGCTGGCGCACCGTCAACGTGTGGGTTCGCAGTGGCCTGTCCGACCGGCTCGGGCAGCTCCTTGCCGAGCAGGACGACAACATGCTCCACAAGCCCTACACCCAGCTCGAAGCCGCCGGCCTCTACCGAGAACTCAAGCAGGTCATGGCCGAAGACGCCGCCCGTCGCAAGAGCGCGACCCAGTTCAGCAGCGAGAATCAGCCCGGAAGTGACGGTGGTGCAAACTTTGCACCACCGTCGAACGGGCCGCTCGGGAAGGCCCGGGAGCAGGCGGCGGCGATGATTCCCGGCGGCGCGTCGCACACGACACTGGAGAAGATCGGCTACCTCGAAGACGTCGCCAACAACCCCACCCAGCCCGAGACGTTGCGCGCCGAGGCCGCCGCCGGGCTGGAGCGGATCGAGGCCGGGGACTCGGTGCATCCGATCTATCAAGCGATCCGCGACGCCGACACCACCGAGCGGGAGCGGCGCGAGGCAGAGCTGCACGCCCGCGCCGAAGCAGCCGTGGCCCGCGCGAAGTCGATCAAGAAGGGCAGGCGCACCCCACCGCGTCCGTTGCCCCTGGCCACCGAAGACGGGCAACCCGTCCGTTACCCACTGCGCGCGTTCATCCAGACCTGGGGCGAACTGACGAACTGGTGGACCCACTACGACGCCGACACTCTCGCCGGTGAACTGACCGACGAGCAGTTCGAGAACTTCCTCGCCACCGCCGACGGCACCGTCCGGTTCGCCGACGCGCTCCGAGCCGCCCGCGACGGCGCGGCGGAGCGGCCACGACTCCGCGCACTGTGACAACGGGCAGAGGTGCCGGGTGCGCACCTGATCGGCATGAGCCCTGCACCTACTGATCCTCGGAACCGCCGCCGACTCGTCGCCCTCATCACCGCCGGCATCGCCCTGCTGCTCTTGGTCGGCGTCGGCGTGTACGGACTCCTCACCGGGCCCCGAAGCAG is drawn from Microbacterium protaetiae and contains these coding sequences:
- a CDS encoding DUF2637 domain-containing protein, translated to MTAVAGTVFIAAGAFWLSFTSLADLAARSGIGSGQAWAWPLIVDGIIVVATVAVVALAGQRSAWYPWALLVGGALVSVTANAIHAVVSADADVPRMLAASVAAVPPVVLLAITHLTVILTRTTDPATALAAPAKSMPALPSGETEVTRRDDGVADRRALGWELREAGWSNKRIARELGVHPSTVGRWFAVAHLTDTTDTADEREETTP
- a CDS encoding MAB_1171c family putative transporter — its product is MIQTLVATLMWALVASLLIFRRKRTDRSITYAAITIAIAMTLNVDGIYAVVDPRLGGTNIATLIADALLMTGLFFLGRGVMKSGEYRPRLVRAAVSAPVLLIALLAITASFLFIDRGTTTTRFMSDLGAQPATAVYSIINFSYGALVIATMLVLAARQYRHSTGIQRLPAALLSLGSTFGVALCLAVIVMDIAHAAGQLDLMHAIQPAYDPLSVLTFVFLCAGFAVQPAVRRAQHRARRRHTISFTAELEPLWRRATHARPGLSQADPLAANSDDPEGHLHRVIVEIRDAMIDPRITFDIEADDRDLLERAESHLVGNDTTVATTLPVPNVEERGA
- a CDS encoding bifunctional DNA primase/polymerase, which gives rise to MTEAFDVLAALIRVDRSPNLGVAARSLAGAGVPVFPCVVEGKRPLTRRGFLDASSDPEQVAAWWSRTPNANIGIPTGAASGVVVVDVDVHGPHDGRAAYQRATDAGLVDGAGLLARTPTGGTHVYFPATPGKEQRSWQAADVGVDFRGDGGYIIAPPSRRIIDGNVRLYEVADIAAHSVGTVDAGRLRDFLDPRPVAPPRAEGTSVAVDGKRLAAWVAGRSEGERNRSLFWAACRLAENGVSATDALDALGTAAQSAGLGDREITTTVRSAYRATQPASEVTPGGRSQSAGRWFGRAESPPSAALGRAGL
- a CDS encoding ParB N-terminal domain-containing protein, with amino-acid sequence MTEPLIGSIQLDRTVDSILVGARHRADLGDIDALAASIDRDGLLQPLTITIDGVLVCGARRLAAIKKLGWRTVNVWVRSGLSDRLGQLLAEQDDNMLHKPYTQLEAAGLYRELKQVMAEDAARRKSATQFSSENQPGSDGGANFAPPSNGPLGKAREQAAAMIPGGASHTTLEKIGYLEDVANNPTQPETLRAEAAAGLERIEAGDSVHPIYQAIRDADTTERERREAELHARAEAAVARAKSIKKGRRTPPRPLPLATEDGQPVRYPLRAFIQTWGELTNWWTHYDADTLAGELTDEQFENFLATADGTVRFADALRAARDGAAERPRLRAL
- a CDS encoding ImmA/IrrE family metallo-endopeptidase; its protein translation is MASNEDARAAREAKLDELHEKLTGAVGSLVSGDDWRQALAFAARFRSRSFNNTMLIWVQHEAAFEAGRVPEPFPTLVAGYRQWQGLGRQVMKGQPGYMIFAPVTGRFATATPADAGSWRRLGPREKPKAGEVVRSRMVGARPAYVWDASQTDGEPLPVPPAPALLEGEAPSGLWEGLAGQVRGAGFEVLRVPHEGMISGANGMTDYEARSVAVRENMDPAAQVKTLAHELAHVLMHDPDDEEARQHRGIREVEAESVALMVGAAHGMDTAGYTIPYVSTWAVRVDGQDPVQVVQATGERVRKTALAILDQLDTLQVGDGTPTGLERDNASPRTSRTSAPAVETDRPRAAQVPALAGRGL